The following are encoded together in the Strongyloides ratti genome assembly S_ratti_ED321, chromosome : 2 genome:
- a CDS encoding Apx/shroom, ASD2 domain-containing protein: MNHTYSGTSQIYHNYLDSENYKRHCANENRIVSQKLLKNYCQSRHSPIDNCQTTTNSNLRKEKSLLHHQSTFPINTNNLSSDSSNNITSFTQSSKVTTFPITNHSTISLENLNISQKSYSSFGNNLSTTSFNNFVSLNNNTSFLISKKIDNIDNKLEEENNNNITRPVIQSPLNMLHRSPSGAARRIRQRREENSQRQFPILSSPNSSSFNNRSFQSEPVVGTLPSRQTMIEGDNEYVKNDSSQMDYRDLMNSSSYKSILPEDDFNISYSRPPQRILCNNSTFTSNASKAEDSGSEESSYPETMYTTPTQFQEIDHNIVTMESNKFLDKIDFSSLLSTTTTTTTTTTPPTNDEYNQPKVIVPPVPPKRTSLASSGDGSSYSSYTKTTGTVNNNISNDHKPIIEVHPMPVPRKSHIQCEESLLSVEKNNDKKIPPPLPKKPSKFIFKGEANSPIIFKSTEPYYSHNQSYSSPIPPSPSLKICDQYKESPMVRQRFDSLPSLSSSNTPHGNNKENERNNESSEKESTYNNLFIKNQNGTSSLSMSTSNLYSSAYMSTSTTVSSAQSTESLNQLFTSPSMLSLQNAYKNYPLMTEQDLEMLEEKRKNLVESLSRKMRVLEEEKVMIDEDIYENEEFKKRFFQKIDFDPQMLMRLNNHIAQAKTLSLLETKINLQLERLDNYLTNENDVDPSLFEFCQTRKNRLTEQLSDSSMLRNLHRSRDVEIENILSSKYFLQPEQMDEWRIYKDSLVRLLTEKRQMEDRLSQAKHQLAILDTLALQASALMKNLSTSNIHGREISSGGSSMISSSDNSRANTLDSGEIIVGDLRSSNTINNNNNNTSTALIV, translated from the exons ATGAATCATACATATAGTGGTACTTCTCAAAtatatcataattatttagattctgaaaattataaaagacaTTGTGCTAATGAAAATAGAATAGTAagtcaaaaattattaaaaaattattgtcaATCAAGGCATAGT ccTATAGATAATTGTCAAACTACAACAAACTCTAATTTAAGAAAGGAAAAATCATTATTACATCATCAGTCAACATTTCCTATCAATACAAACAATTTATCTAGTGATTCATCAAATAACATAACTTCTTTTACTCAATCATCAAAAGTTACTACTTTTCCTATTACAAATCATTCAACTATAtcattagaaaatttaaatatttcacaAAAATCATATTCATCTTTTGGAAATAATTTAAGTACaacatcttttaataattttgtttctttaaataacaatacatcatttttgatatcaaagaaaattgataatattgataataaattagaagaagaaaataataataatatcacAAGACCTGTTATTC aatcaCCATTAAACATGTTACATAGAAGTCCTTCTGGGGCAGCTAGGCGTATACGACAAAGAAGAGAAGAAaa tTCTCAACGCCAATTTCCAATTTTGTCATCTCCAAATTCATCCTCTTTCAATAACAGGTCTTTTCAATCTGAACCTGTAGTAGGAACTTTACCATCAAGACAAACTATGATTGAAGGAGATAAtgaatatgtaaaaaatgaTTCTTCACAGATGGATTATCGTGATTTAATGAACTCATCCTCCTATAAATCTATACTTCCAGAAGATGACTTTAATATCTCCTATTCACGTCCTCCACAACG aattcTTTGTAATAATTCAACTTTTACATCTAATGCTAGTAAGGCAGAAGATTCTGGTTCAGAAGAATCTTCATATCCTGAAACAATGTATACAACACCAACACAATTTCAGGAAATAGATCATAATATTGTTACAATGGAATCAAACAagtttttagataaaatagATTTTTCATCTTTACTATCTACTACTACCActacaacaacaacaacaacaccACCAACAAATGATGAGTATAATCAACCTAAAGTAATTGTACCACCAGTTCCACCAAAAAGGACTTCTTTAGCATCTTCAGGTGATGGTTCTTCATACTCATCATATACAAAAACTACTGGTACAgtaaacaataatatttcaaatgaTCATAAACCAATTATTGAGGTACATCCCATGCCAGTACCAAGAAAAAGTCATATTCAATGTGAAGAATCTTTATTAAGTGTAGAGAAAaataatgacaaaaaaattcCACCTCCTCTTCCTAAAAAACcaagtaaatttatatttaaaggaGAGGCAAATTCAcctataatatttaaatcaacTGAACCATATTATAGTCATAATCAATCATATTCCTCACCAATTCCACCATCAccttcattaaaaatatgtgaTCAATACAAAGAAAGTCCTATGGTTAGACAACGTTTTGATTCCCTACCATCTCTTTCATCATCTAATACACCACATggtaataataaagaaaatgaaagAAATAATGAAAGTAGTGAAAAAGAATcaacatataataatttatttattaaaaatcaaaatggAACATCTTCATTATCTATGTCAACATCAAATCTTTATTCCTCTGCTTATATGTCAACTTCGACAACTGTATCATCAGCTCAATCAACAGAATCATTAAATCAATTATTTACAAGTCCTTCAATGTTATCATTACAAAATGCCTACAAAAATTATCCATTGATGACAGAACAGGATCTTGAGATGCTTGAAGAGAAACGCAAAAATTTAGTTGAAAGTTTAAGTAGAAAAATGCGGGTATTAGAGGAGGAGAAGGTAATGATTGATGAAgatatatatgaaaatgaagaatttaaaaaacgattttttcaaaaaattgattttgaTCCACAAATGTTAATGCGCCTTAATAATCATATTGCTCAGGCAAAGACTCTTTCATTATtagaaacaaaaattaatcttCAATTGGAGAGActtgataattatttaacaaatgaGAATGATGTCGATCCATCACTTTTTGAATTTTGTCAAACTAGAAAAAATAGACTAACTGAACAATTAAGTGATTCATCAATGTTACGAAATTTACATAGATCAAGAGATGTAGAAATTGAGAATATCTTATCatcaaaatactttttacaACCAGAACAAATGGATGAATGGAGAATTTACAAAGATTCTTTAGTTAGATTATTAACAGAGAAACGACAAATGGAAGACCGGTTAAGTCAAGCAAAACATCAATTAGCAATTCTTGATACATTGGCTTTACAAGCAAGTgctttaatgaaaaatttatcaacatCTAATATTCATGGTAGAGAGATTTCAAGTGGCGGTAGTAGTATGATTAGTAGTAGTGATAATAGTAGAGCAAATACTTTGGATAGTGGTGAAATTATTGTAGGAGACTTGAGAAGTAGCAACActatcaataataataacaacaACACTTCAACAGCTCTTATTGTATAA
- a CDS encoding Major facilitator superfamily domain, general substrate transporter and Acetyl-coenzyme A transporter 1 family-containing protein, with protein MSNELNHRTGVFINDINLKEKICDEDDNNINKKKKIWYKNWIEQYHGDESSIALLLILYFLQGIPLGIIGCIPFILSERNISLTDLSFFSFCSYPFSAKLLWAPIVDSIWIKSIGRRKTWLIPTQLLISLYLVILSIFIDDIIPEEYTHGISVNIKVLTAIFLPLNFLAATQDIAVDGWALTMLSRKNVGLASTCNAIGQYLGVFFGYNMFMFLSSEKYANKFFRDTPSHGGLVPFSSFLSFWGFIFGLVTILVLIFKKEVDNSIEEKKNDEKNEDEENELELGIGETYITLWKIITLKPMWILLLILFTNKFSFAASDNTTAIRLIESGMPKEDLAMMNVFLYPLQIFFPILIGKYIVGKNPLNLFIHAYPLRMFMNIVYSFFLYISSTVIQNGEYPYYVYIMWLVGMLINDSLQITMFLSIMAFFAKISDPKIGGTYMTLLNTITNLGGTMSGTIILIIIDMLTVQNCIDKDSGVTLGECKTSKAHQICVDNGNTCSFIIDGYYLSVALGCIFGVIWLIVLWKPIQNLQKIPRDEWLIFKKKKE; from the exons atgtctAATGAATTAAACCATCGAACTGGGgtatttattaatgatattaatctaaaagaaaaaatatgtgatgaagatgataataatattaataaaaaaaagaaaatatggTATAAAAATTGGATTGAACAGTATCATGGTGATGAATCTTCAATAGCATTATTActaatactttattttttacaaggAATTCCTCTTGGAATTATTGGATGTATaccatttattttaagtgaaagaaatatttcattaacagatttatcatttttttctttttgttctTATCCATTTAGTGCAAAATTGTTATGGGCTCCAATTGTTGATTCTATATGGATTAAAAGTATTGGAAGGCGGAAGACATGGTTAATTCCAAcacaattattaatttcattatatttagtaatattatcaatttttattgatgatATAATTCCTGAAGAGTATACTCATGGAATTTCagttaatattaaagttttaacGGCAATTTTTTTACCACTAAATTTTTTGGCAGCCACTCAAGATATTGCTGTTGATGGGTGGGCATTAACAATGTTATCAAGAAAAAATGTTGGTCTTGCTTCAACATGTAATGCTATAGGACAATATCTTGGTGTTTTCTTTGGATATAATATGTTTATGTTTTTGTCATCAGAAAAATAtgcaaataaatttttccgGGATACCCCTAGTCATGGTGGTTTAGTAccattttcttcatttttatcattttggGGATTTATTTTTGGTTTAGTAACTATTTTagttcttatttttaaaaaagaagttgATAATTCAATTGAAGAAAa aaaaaatgatgaaaaaaatgaagatgaAGAGAATGAACTTGAATTAGGTATAGGTGAAACATATATAACATTATGGAAAATTATTACACTAAAACCAATGTGGATTCTTCTTTTGATActatttacaaataaattttcatttgcTGCTTCTGATAATACAACAGCAATTAGATTAATTGAATCAGGAATGCCAAAAGAAGACTTAGCTATGATGAATGTATTTTTGTATCCtctacaaatattttttccaaTTTTAATTGGTAAATATATTGTTGGTAAAAATCcattaaatctttttattcaTGCATATCCATTAAGAATGTTTATGAATATTGTTTAtagtttctttttatatatatcttcAACAGTCATACAAAATGGTGAATATCCAtattatgtttatattatGTGGTTAGTCGGAATGTTAATTAATGATTCTCTTCAAATAACAAtgtttttatcaattatggCATTTTTTGCTAAAATTTCTGATCCAAAAATTGGAGGAACATATATGACACTCCTTAATACAATAACAAATCTTGGTGGAACAATGTCAggaacaataattttaattatcattGATATGCTAACTGTTCAAAATTGTATTGATAAAGATTCTGGAGTAACTCTTGGTGAATGTAAAACAAGTAAAGCACATCAAATTTGTGTTGATAATGGAAATACATgttcttttataattgatGGATATTATTTATCTGTAGCTTTAGGATGTATTTTTGGTGTTATATGGTTAATAGTTCTTTGGAAACCAATACAAAATCTCCAAAAAATTCCACGTGATGAATGGTTAATattcaagaaaaaaaaagaataa
- a CDS encoding 39S ribosomal protein L21, mitochondrial, with product MPFEEYMKYQDDNVEKVDLPINVDEAEGDNFDSDDDDLTYLDNVVKDTTEDFNKLSMSDIDAQLTSKGLNFIEGDEETNMNNLFSKLTPEEQKTFNTLFEEYQMSLSGIMLRYIGCRTFSTAKSELVSTKNVNVVSSLISKQLSNKFTKLFAIVHVNGRQFKISQNDLIVLDQNQPIEIGDKIKLEKVLAVGGNEFTVIGRPLLDKNKVYVNATVVEKNVSSPEVEYIKYDGKNVKHLKWLSMEQTTLRINSIFVDPSIVEE from the exons ATGCCTTTTGAAGAATATATGAAATATCAAGATGATAATGTTGAAAAAGTAGACTTACCAATTAATGTTGATGAGGCAGAGGGAGACAATTTTGATTCAGATGATGATGATTTGACATATCTAGATAATGTTGTAAAAGATACAACAGAggattttaataaattgtcGATGTCTGATATCGATGCTCAGTTAACTTCTAAaggtttaaattttattgaggGGGATGAAGAAACTAATATgaataatcttttttcaaaattaacaCCTGAAGAACAGAAGActtttaatacattatttGAAGAATATCAAATGTCTTTATCAGGA ATTATGTTACGTTATATTGGTTGTCGTACTTTTTCAACTGCTAAAAGTGAACTTGTATCAACTAAAAATGTGAATGTAGTTTCATCTCTTATATCAAAacaattatcaaataaatttactaaaCTTTTTGCTATAGTTCATGTTAACGGAAGgcaatttaaaatttctcaAAATGATCTTATAGTTTTAGATCAAAATCAACCTATTGAAATTggagataaaattaaattagaGAAAGTTTTAGCTGTAGGTGGTAATGAATTTACTGTAATTGGTAGACcattattagataaaaataaagtttatgtCAATGCAACTGTTGTGGAAAAAAATGTCTCATCACCAGAGGttgaatatataaagtatgatggaaaaaatgttaaacatttaaaat ggTTATCAATGGAACAAACTACATTAAGAATAAATTCTATATTTGTTGATCCATCTATTGTTGAAGAATAA
- a CDS encoding WD repeat domain 55 produces the protein MTHYYLEQEISCLAMNPKDSRQLIIGQLDGVFSMYEMKLKNLTPLGSFKLDGDSYVRDVAYMGDGKKFTLTTSDNSLALMDTVTMEPYHWVKNAMDSKPSALLTLGGDKGIQTVVGDDDGNIKMFDFRTQEGAILEFKEQEETITDLKFNQGSILATSSDGFLCVFDLRKKKFTVKSEQAESEYNCICITNDKTYIATGNGVIDVYKNGDYGYMLERIDTKMKYGVESIVEVRDNLLMCASMLQDYVKFVNVQPNKVLKKKTVPFPIGKIILSSSRKFFVGYGMCENFYHSSIAEMINDIPLITRDNVKDVKKLVKEDNSNGFFNDLIKDT, from the coding sequence atgacacACTATTATCTTGAGCAAGAAATTTCTTGTTTAGCTATGAATCCAAAAGATTCAAGACAATTGATTATTGGTCAATTAGATGGTGTTTTTTCAATGTAtgaaatgaaattaaaaaatttaacaccTCTTGGAAGTTTTAAATTAGATGGTGATAGTTATGTTCGTGATGTAGCATATATGGGGGATGGGAAAAAATTTACCTTAACAACATCAGATAATTCATTAGCATTAATGGATACGGTTACAATGGAACCTTATCATTGGGTGAAAAATGCAATGGATAGTAAGCCTTCCGCATTATTAACACTTGGTGGAGATAAGGGTATTCAAACAGTAGTTGGTGATGATGAcggaaatattaaaatgtttgatTTTCGTACACAAGAAGGAGCAATTTTAGAATTTAAAGAACAAGAAGAAACAATAACGGATCTCAAATTTAATCAGGGAAGTATTTTAGCTACTTCTTCTGATGGTTTCTTATGTGTATTTGATCTtcgtaaaaaaaagtttactgTTAAATCAGAACAAGCTGAATCTGAATATAATTGTATTTGTATTACAAATGACAAAACATACATTGCAACTGGAAATGGTGTGATagatgtatataaaaatggtGATTATGGTTATATGTTAGAGAGAATTGATACCAAAATGAAATATGGAGTAGAATCAATTGTTGAAGTTCgtgataatttattaatgtgTGCTTCAATGTTACAAGATTATGTTAAGTTTGTTAATGTTCAAccaaataaagttttaaagaaGAAAACAGTACCTTTTCCAATaggtaaaattattttaagtagtagtagaaaattttttgttggTTATGGAATGTGTGAAAATTTCTATCATTCTTCAATTGCAGAAATGATTAATGATATTCCTTTGATCACAAGAGACAATGTTAAAGATGTTAAAAAGTTAGTCAAAGAAGATAATAGTAATggattttttaatgatttaattAAGGATacataa